In the genome of Oncorhynchus clarkii lewisi isolate Uvic-CL-2024 chromosome 22, UVic_Ocla_1.0, whole genome shotgun sequence, one region contains:
- the LOC139380447 gene encoding integrin alpha-6-like isoform X1, protein MVHPIIYFPIHVVLICLLEWTHISGFNLDTLNVLRKDGEPGSLFGFSLAMHRQLNPSDKTILLIGAPRAKALANQRANITGGLYSCDITTESDDCRRIDFDNKEDVRVENKENQWMGVTVNSQGPGGKIVTCAHRYQRRLFVDTAQESRDITGRCYILSQDLTIDESSDEDGGNWRFCEGRARGHERFGSCQQGLAATFTKDYHYVVFGAPGAYNWKGIVRVEQKNSTLLERGFYDDGPYEVGDENRLDPDLVPVPANSYLGFSIDSGHSITRGRGLTIVSGAPRANHCGAVVLLRKENEASARLSPEYILEGPGLASSFGYDVAVVDLNGDGWQDIVVGAPQFFMKEGDFGGAVYVYINQAGKWDKITPIRLNGTKDSMFGLAVENIGDINQDSYQDIAVGAPYADAGAGKVYIYHGSAIGINTKPAQILEGMPNNIRLFGYSLAGNMDLDKNSYPDIAIGSLSDTVLVYRARPIISIQKDVKITPKEIDLTKRTCGNSICLTVEACFTYKANPVSYSPKLTIRYAFEGEADRRKQGLPSRILFLNKSRTDQDFQSTGTLDLRGQNRRACTKTKVKLQDNIRDKLRGIPIEVSLGIQGTKRQKRQNALPQLVPILDNSQPSKVVTEVNFLKEGCGNDNICQSSLQLEYRFCSKELNQDIFPPLPMENGLPVISLSDQKDIALEVTVKNRNGDDAHEAKLVGMFPNALSYSGFRSQKMTRDKPVLCLANQNGSQTECELGNPFKRDSEVTFYIILSTAGISLNTAEINIDLELQTTSTQDKMGRVKAKAKVVIELLLSVAGVARPSQVYFGGDVKGESAIKTEEEIGGLIDYEFKIINLGKPLKSFGTASLNIQWPKENVDGKWLLYLVKISSTGLEEIPCSPETEINSLKHIQESSTSRKKREVGGKKSGSKITLLDQKKHKILMCGNGYDARCVVIKCPLQGLDSSAVIALRCRLWNATFLENYANLNYLDIIVKASISLDAPAKNMVLRNAETQVRVTVFPEKAVTQYGGVPWWIILVAVLAGILMLALLVFLLWKCGFFKRSEHEDSVPIYHAVRIRKEARQFKDRKAKLHSFEKKQWVTRWNENENYS, encoded by the exons ATGGTGCACCCGATAATATATTTTCCAATTCATGTGGTACTTATTTGTTTGCTAGAATGGACCCATATATCAGGCTTCAACCTGGATACCTTGAATGTCCTGAGGAAAGACGGAGAACCGGGCAGTTTATTTGGATTCTCTCTAGCCATGCACCGGCAACTTAATCCTTCAGATAAAACAAT acTGTTGATTGGAGCACCAAGAGCCAAAGCACTGGCTAACCAGAGAGCCAACATAACCGGTGGCCTGTACAGTTGTGACATCACCACCGAATCCGATGACTGTCGCCGAATCGATTTTGACAATAAAG AGGATGTGAGAGTTGAGAACAAGGAGAACCAGTGGATGGGGGTGACAGTTAACAGCCAGGGCCCCGGAGGGAAGATTGTG ACCTGTGCTCACCGCTATCAGAGACGTCTGTTTGTGGACACTGCTCAGGAGTCCCGTGACATCACAGGTCGCTGCTACATCCTGAGTCAGGACCTCACTATTGATGAATCCTCTGATGAAGATGGAGGGAACTGGAGGTTCTGTGAGGGGAGAGCCAGAGGCCATGAGAGGTTTGGCTCCTGTCAGCAGGGTCTGGCTGCCACTTTCACCAAGGACTACCATTACGTGGTGTTTGGAGCGCCTGGCGCCTACAACTGGAAAG GCATTGTACGTGTAGAGCAAAAGAACAGCACTTTGTTGGAAAGGGGATTTTATGATGACGGACCTTATGAAGTTGGAGATGAGAACCGCTTGGATCCTGACCTGGTGCCTGTGCCTGCTAACAGCTACTTAG GGTTTTCCATTGATTCTGGGCATAGCATCACCAGGGGGCGTGGCCTGACCATTGTGTCTGGGGCACCGCGAGCCAATCACTGTGGGGCTGTGGTCCTGTTGAGAAAGGAGAATGAAGCGTCCGCAAGACTCTCCCCGGAGTACATTCTAGAAGGGCCTGGACTGGCATCTTCTTTTGGATATGATGTAGCTGTGGTCGACCTGAATGGAGATGG GTGGCAGGATATTGTTGTGGGAGCCCCTCAGTTCTTCATGAAAGAGGGAGACTTTGGAGGAGCTGTTTATGTCTACATCAACCAGGCAGGAAAGTGGGACAAGATCACCCCAATCCGCCTCAATGGAACCAAAGACTCAATGTTTGGGCTGGCAGTGGAAAACATTGGTGACATCAATCAGGACTCCTATCAAG ACATTGCTGTTGGAGCGCCCTACGCTGATGCCGGGGCAGGAAAAGTGTACATTTACCACGGTTCTGCTATTGGAATCAACACCAAGCCGGCACAG ATCCTCGAGGGAATGCCCAACAACATCAGATTATTTGGATATTCTCTGGCTGGGAATATGGATTTAGATAAGAATTCCTATCCTGATATAGCTATTGGGTCTCTCTCAGATACAGTTCTCGTTTACAG GGCAAGGCCAATTATTAGCATTCAGAAGGATGTCAAAATTACTCCAAAGGAAATTGACCTCACAAAGAGAACCTGTGGCAACAGTATCTG CTTGACCGTGGAGGCATGTTTCACCTATAAAGCAAACCCTGTATCCTACAGCCCAAAACTAA CTATCCGCTACGCATTTGAGGGTGAGGCAGATCGCAGGAAGCAAGGGCTTCCCTCCAGGATCCTCTTCCTCAACAAGTCTCGCACCGACCAGGACTTCCAATCGACCGGAACTCTGGACCTCCGGGGACAAAACAGAAGAGCTTGCACCAAGACAAAAGTCAAACTGCAG GATAACATTAGGGACAAGCTGCGTGGTATTCCCATTGAGGTGTCGTTGGGAATCCAGGGTACCAAGCGGCAGAAGAGGCAGAACGCTCTCCCCCAGCTTGTGCCTATTCTTGACAACTCCCAGCCAAGCAAGGTCGTCACTGAG GTGAACTTCTTAAAGGAGGGATGCGGAAATGATAATATTTGCCAGAGTAGCTTACAACTGGAGTACAGATTCTGCTCCAAAGAGCTCAACCAAGATATATTTCCCCCATTACCTAT GGAGAATGGGCTACCAGTGATCTCCCTCAGTGATCAGAAGGACATAGCTCTGGAGGTGACAGTGAAGAACAGAAATGGGGATGATGCCCATGAGGCTAAACTGGTGGGGATGTTCCCCAACGCTCTCTCATACTCCGGTTTCCGCTCTCAGAAAATGACA AGGGATAAACCGGTTCTCTGTTTAGCCAACCAGAATGGCTCCCAAACAGAGTGTGAACTGGGGAATCCATTCAAAAGAGATTCAGAG GTTACTTTCTACATAATCTTGAGCACTGCTGGTATCTCTCTCAATACGGCAGAAATTAATATTGACCTCGAGCTTCAAAC GACCAGTACACAGGACAAAATGGGAAGAGTGAAAGCAAAGGCGAAAGTCGTGATTGAGCTGTTACTTTCTGTTGCAGG AGTTGCGAGACCCTCCCAGGTGTATTTTGGGGGTGATGTGAAAGGAGAGAGTGCCATCAAGACAGAAGAGGAGATCGGCGGTTTGATTGATTATGAATTTAAG ATAATCAATTTGGGTAAGCCATTGAAGTCCTTTGGCACAGCCTCGTTGAACATCCAGTGGCCCAAAGAGAATGTGGATGGGAAATGGCTGTTATATCTGGTTAAGATCAGCAGTACTGGCCTGGAAGAGATCCCCTGCTCCCCAGAGACTGAGATCAACTCTCTCAAACACATTCAG gAGTCCAGCACATCTAGGAAAAAGCGTGAAGTTGGAGGCAAAAAATCTGGAAGCAAAATTACTTTATTGGACCAAAAAAAGCACAAGATTTTG ATGTGTGGCAATGGCTATGACGCTAGATGTGTGGTGATCAAGTGCCCTCTACAGGGCTTGGACAGTAGTGCAGTGATTGCGCTGCGATGCCGTCTGTGGAACGCTACCTTCCTTGAG AATTATGCCAATTTGAACTATCTTGATATAATTGTGAAAGCATCCATCAGCCTGGATGCTCCTGCAAAGAATATGGTTCTCAGGAATGCTGAGACTCAG GTGAGAGTCACGGTGTTTCCAGAGAAGGCAGTAACCCAGTATGGTGGAGTTCCCTGGTGGATCATCCTCGTGGCTGTCCTGGCTGGTATTCTGATGTTGGCATTGCTAGTGTTTCTACTCTGGAAG TGTGGATTTTTCAAACGTTCTGAACACGAGGACAGCGTTCCAATATACCATGCTGTACGGATAAGGAAAGAGGCTCGTCAGTTCAAAGACAGGAAAGCCAAGCTGCATTCCTTTGAGAAAAAGCAGTGGGTGACACGCTGGAATGAGAATGAGAACTACTCATAA
- the LOC139380447 gene encoding integrin alpha-6-like isoform X3 produces MRGLAPVSRVWLPLSPRTTITWCLERLAPTTGKVGIVRVEQKNSTLLERGFYDDGPYEVGDENRLDPDLVPVPANSYLGFSIDSGHSITRGRGLTIVSGAPRANHCGAVVLLRKENEASARLSPEYILEGPGLASSFGYDVAVVDLNGDGWQDIVVGAPQFFMKEGDFGGAVYVYINQAGKWDKITPIRLNGTKDSMFGLAVENIGDINQDSYQDIAVGAPYADAGAGKVYIYHGSAIGINTKPAQILEGMPNNIRLFGYSLAGNMDLDKNSYPDIAIGSLSDTVLVYRARPIISIQKDVKITPKEIDLTKRTCGNSICLTVEACFTYKANPVSYSPKLTIRYAFEGEADRRKQGLPSRILFLNKSRTDQDFQSTGTLDLRGQNRRACTKTKVKLQDNIRDKLRGIPIEVSLGIQGTKRQKRQNALPQLVPILDNSQPSKVVTEVNFLKEGCGNDNICQSSLQLEYRFCSKELNQDIFPPLPMENGLPVISLSDQKDIALEVTVKNRNGDDAHEAKLVGMFPNALSYSGFRSQKMTRDKPVLCLANQNGSQTECELGNPFKRDSEVTFYIILSTAGISLNTAEINIDLELQTTSTQDKMGRVKAKAKVVIELLLSVAGVARPSQVYFGGDVKGESAIKTEEEIGGLIDYEFKIINLGKPLKSFGTASLNIQWPKENVDGKWLLYLVKISSTGLEEIPCSPETEINSLKHIQESSTSRKKREVGGKKSGSKITLLDQKKHKILMCGNGYDARCVVIKCPLQGLDSSAVIALRCRLWNATFLENYANLNYLDIIVKASISLDAPAKNMVLRNAETQVRVTVFPEKAVTQYGGVPWWIILVAVLAGILMLALLVFLLWKCGFFKRSEHEDSVPIYHAVRIRKEARQFKDRKAKLHSFEKKQWVTRWNENENYS; encoded by the exons ATGAGAGGTTTGGCTCCTGTCAGCAGGGTCTGGCTGCCACTTTCACCAAGGACTACCATTACGTGGTGTTTGGAGCGCCTGGCGCCTACAACTGGAAAGGTAG GCATTGTACGTGTAGAGCAAAAGAACAGCACTTTGTTGGAAAGGGGATTTTATGATGACGGACCTTATGAAGTTGGAGATGAGAACCGCTTGGATCCTGACCTGGTGCCTGTGCCTGCTAACAGCTACTTAG GGTTTTCCATTGATTCTGGGCATAGCATCACCAGGGGGCGTGGCCTGACCATTGTGTCTGGGGCACCGCGAGCCAATCACTGTGGGGCTGTGGTCCTGTTGAGAAAGGAGAATGAAGCGTCCGCAAGACTCTCCCCGGAGTACATTCTAGAAGGGCCTGGACTGGCATCTTCTTTTGGATATGATGTAGCTGTGGTCGACCTGAATGGAGATGG GTGGCAGGATATTGTTGTGGGAGCCCCTCAGTTCTTCATGAAAGAGGGAGACTTTGGAGGAGCTGTTTATGTCTACATCAACCAGGCAGGAAAGTGGGACAAGATCACCCCAATCCGCCTCAATGGAACCAAAGACTCAATGTTTGGGCTGGCAGTGGAAAACATTGGTGACATCAATCAGGACTCCTATCAAG ACATTGCTGTTGGAGCGCCCTACGCTGATGCCGGGGCAGGAAAAGTGTACATTTACCACGGTTCTGCTATTGGAATCAACACCAAGCCGGCACAG ATCCTCGAGGGAATGCCCAACAACATCAGATTATTTGGATATTCTCTGGCTGGGAATATGGATTTAGATAAGAATTCCTATCCTGATATAGCTATTGGGTCTCTCTCAGATACAGTTCTCGTTTACAG GGCAAGGCCAATTATTAGCATTCAGAAGGATGTCAAAATTACTCCAAAGGAAATTGACCTCACAAAGAGAACCTGTGGCAACAGTATCTG CTTGACCGTGGAGGCATGTTTCACCTATAAAGCAAACCCTGTATCCTACAGCCCAAAACTAA CTATCCGCTACGCATTTGAGGGTGAGGCAGATCGCAGGAAGCAAGGGCTTCCCTCCAGGATCCTCTTCCTCAACAAGTCTCGCACCGACCAGGACTTCCAATCGACCGGAACTCTGGACCTCCGGGGACAAAACAGAAGAGCTTGCACCAAGACAAAAGTCAAACTGCAG GATAACATTAGGGACAAGCTGCGTGGTATTCCCATTGAGGTGTCGTTGGGAATCCAGGGTACCAAGCGGCAGAAGAGGCAGAACGCTCTCCCCCAGCTTGTGCCTATTCTTGACAACTCCCAGCCAAGCAAGGTCGTCACTGAG GTGAACTTCTTAAAGGAGGGATGCGGAAATGATAATATTTGCCAGAGTAGCTTACAACTGGAGTACAGATTCTGCTCCAAAGAGCTCAACCAAGATATATTTCCCCCATTACCTAT GGAGAATGGGCTACCAGTGATCTCCCTCAGTGATCAGAAGGACATAGCTCTGGAGGTGACAGTGAAGAACAGAAATGGGGATGATGCCCATGAGGCTAAACTGGTGGGGATGTTCCCCAACGCTCTCTCATACTCCGGTTTCCGCTCTCAGAAAATGACA AGGGATAAACCGGTTCTCTGTTTAGCCAACCAGAATGGCTCCCAAACAGAGTGTGAACTGGGGAATCCATTCAAAAGAGATTCAGAG GTTACTTTCTACATAATCTTGAGCACTGCTGGTATCTCTCTCAATACGGCAGAAATTAATATTGACCTCGAGCTTCAAAC GACCAGTACACAGGACAAAATGGGAAGAGTGAAAGCAAAGGCGAAAGTCGTGATTGAGCTGTTACTTTCTGTTGCAGG AGTTGCGAGACCCTCCCAGGTGTATTTTGGGGGTGATGTGAAAGGAGAGAGTGCCATCAAGACAGAAGAGGAGATCGGCGGTTTGATTGATTATGAATTTAAG ATAATCAATTTGGGTAAGCCATTGAAGTCCTTTGGCACAGCCTCGTTGAACATCCAGTGGCCCAAAGAGAATGTGGATGGGAAATGGCTGTTATATCTGGTTAAGATCAGCAGTACTGGCCTGGAAGAGATCCCCTGCTCCCCAGAGACTGAGATCAACTCTCTCAAACACATTCAG gAGTCCAGCACATCTAGGAAAAAGCGTGAAGTTGGAGGCAAAAAATCTGGAAGCAAAATTACTTTATTGGACCAAAAAAAGCACAAGATTTTG ATGTGTGGCAATGGCTATGACGCTAGATGTGTGGTGATCAAGTGCCCTCTACAGGGCTTGGACAGTAGTGCAGTGATTGCGCTGCGATGCCGTCTGTGGAACGCTACCTTCCTTGAG AATTATGCCAATTTGAACTATCTTGATATAATTGTGAAAGCATCCATCAGCCTGGATGCTCCTGCAAAGAATATGGTTCTCAGGAATGCTGAGACTCAG GTGAGAGTCACGGTGTTTCCAGAGAAGGCAGTAACCCAGTATGGTGGAGTTCCCTGGTGGATCATCCTCGTGGCTGTCCTGGCTGGTATTCTGATGTTGGCATTGCTAGTGTTTCTACTCTGGAAG TGTGGATTTTTCAAACGTTCTGAACACGAGGACAGCGTTCCAATATACCATGCTGTACGGATAAGGAAAGAGGCTCGTCAGTTCAAAGACAGGAAAGCCAAGCTGCATTCCTTTGAGAAAAAGCAGTGGGTGACACGCTGGAATGAGAATGAGAACTACTCATAA
- the LOC139380447 gene encoding integrin alpha-6-like isoform X2: MVHPIIYFPIHVVLICLLEWTHISGFNLDTLNVLRKDGEPGSLFGFSLAMHRQLNPSDKTILLIGAPRAKALANQRANITGGLYSCDITTESDDCRRIDFDNKEDVRVENKENQWMGVTVNSQGPGGKIVTCAHRYQRRLFVDTAQESRDITGRCYILSQDLTIDESSDEDGGNWRFCEGRARGHERFGSCQQGLAATFTKDYHYVVFGAPGAYNWKGIVRVEQKNSTLLERGFYDDGPYEVGDENRLDPDLVPVPANSYLGFSIDSGHSITRGRGLTIVSGAPRANHCGAVVLLRKENEASARLSPEYILEGPGLASSFGYDVAVVDLNGDGWQDIVVGAPQFFMKEGDFGGAVYVYINQAGKWDKITPIRLNGTKDSMFGLAVENIGDINQDSYQDIAVGAPYADAGAGKVYIYHGSAIGINTKPAQILEGMPNNIRLFGYSLAGNMDLDKNSYPDIAIGSLSDTVLVYRARPIISIQKDVKITPKEIDLTKRTCGNSICLTVEACFTYKANPVSYSPKLTIRYAFEGEADRRKQGLPSRILFLNKSRTDQDFQSTGTLDLRGQNRRACTKTKVKLQDNIRDKLRGIPIEVSLGIQGTKRQKRQNALPQLVPILDNSQPSKVVTEVNFLKEGCGNDNICQSSLQLEYRFCSKELNQDIFPPLPMENGLPVISLSDQKDIALEVTVKNRNGDDAHEAKLVGMFPNALSYSGFRSQKMTRDKPVLCLANQNGSQTECELGNPFKRDSEVTFYIILSTAGISLNTAEINIDLELQTTSTQDKMGRVKAKAKVVIELLLSVAGVARPSQVYFGGDVKGESAIKTEEEIGGLIDYEFKIINLGKPLKSFGTASLNIQWPKENVDGKWLLYLVKISSTGLEEIPCSPETEINSLKHIQESSTSRKKREVGGKKSGSKITLLDQKKHKILMCGNGYDARCVVIKCPLQGLDSSAVIALRCRLWNATFLENYANLNYLDIIVKASISLDAPAKNMVLRNAETQVRVTVFPEKAVTQYGGVPWWIILVAVLAGILMLALLVFLLWKCGFFKRAPQDQYEAAYHKAQIHVQASDKEKLTTEA, translated from the exons ATGGTGCACCCGATAATATATTTTCCAATTCATGTGGTACTTATTTGTTTGCTAGAATGGACCCATATATCAGGCTTCAACCTGGATACCTTGAATGTCCTGAGGAAAGACGGAGAACCGGGCAGTTTATTTGGATTCTCTCTAGCCATGCACCGGCAACTTAATCCTTCAGATAAAACAAT acTGTTGATTGGAGCACCAAGAGCCAAAGCACTGGCTAACCAGAGAGCCAACATAACCGGTGGCCTGTACAGTTGTGACATCACCACCGAATCCGATGACTGTCGCCGAATCGATTTTGACAATAAAG AGGATGTGAGAGTTGAGAACAAGGAGAACCAGTGGATGGGGGTGACAGTTAACAGCCAGGGCCCCGGAGGGAAGATTGTG ACCTGTGCTCACCGCTATCAGAGACGTCTGTTTGTGGACACTGCTCAGGAGTCCCGTGACATCACAGGTCGCTGCTACATCCTGAGTCAGGACCTCACTATTGATGAATCCTCTGATGAAGATGGAGGGAACTGGAGGTTCTGTGAGGGGAGAGCCAGAGGCCATGAGAGGTTTGGCTCCTGTCAGCAGGGTCTGGCTGCCACTTTCACCAAGGACTACCATTACGTGGTGTTTGGAGCGCCTGGCGCCTACAACTGGAAAG GCATTGTACGTGTAGAGCAAAAGAACAGCACTTTGTTGGAAAGGGGATTTTATGATGACGGACCTTATGAAGTTGGAGATGAGAACCGCTTGGATCCTGACCTGGTGCCTGTGCCTGCTAACAGCTACTTAG GGTTTTCCATTGATTCTGGGCATAGCATCACCAGGGGGCGTGGCCTGACCATTGTGTCTGGGGCACCGCGAGCCAATCACTGTGGGGCTGTGGTCCTGTTGAGAAAGGAGAATGAAGCGTCCGCAAGACTCTCCCCGGAGTACATTCTAGAAGGGCCTGGACTGGCATCTTCTTTTGGATATGATGTAGCTGTGGTCGACCTGAATGGAGATGG GTGGCAGGATATTGTTGTGGGAGCCCCTCAGTTCTTCATGAAAGAGGGAGACTTTGGAGGAGCTGTTTATGTCTACATCAACCAGGCAGGAAAGTGGGACAAGATCACCCCAATCCGCCTCAATGGAACCAAAGACTCAATGTTTGGGCTGGCAGTGGAAAACATTGGTGACATCAATCAGGACTCCTATCAAG ACATTGCTGTTGGAGCGCCCTACGCTGATGCCGGGGCAGGAAAAGTGTACATTTACCACGGTTCTGCTATTGGAATCAACACCAAGCCGGCACAG ATCCTCGAGGGAATGCCCAACAACATCAGATTATTTGGATATTCTCTGGCTGGGAATATGGATTTAGATAAGAATTCCTATCCTGATATAGCTATTGGGTCTCTCTCAGATACAGTTCTCGTTTACAG GGCAAGGCCAATTATTAGCATTCAGAAGGATGTCAAAATTACTCCAAAGGAAATTGACCTCACAAAGAGAACCTGTGGCAACAGTATCTG CTTGACCGTGGAGGCATGTTTCACCTATAAAGCAAACCCTGTATCCTACAGCCCAAAACTAA CTATCCGCTACGCATTTGAGGGTGAGGCAGATCGCAGGAAGCAAGGGCTTCCCTCCAGGATCCTCTTCCTCAACAAGTCTCGCACCGACCAGGACTTCCAATCGACCGGAACTCTGGACCTCCGGGGACAAAACAGAAGAGCTTGCACCAAGACAAAAGTCAAACTGCAG GATAACATTAGGGACAAGCTGCGTGGTATTCCCATTGAGGTGTCGTTGGGAATCCAGGGTACCAAGCGGCAGAAGAGGCAGAACGCTCTCCCCCAGCTTGTGCCTATTCTTGACAACTCCCAGCCAAGCAAGGTCGTCACTGAG GTGAACTTCTTAAAGGAGGGATGCGGAAATGATAATATTTGCCAGAGTAGCTTACAACTGGAGTACAGATTCTGCTCCAAAGAGCTCAACCAAGATATATTTCCCCCATTACCTAT GGAGAATGGGCTACCAGTGATCTCCCTCAGTGATCAGAAGGACATAGCTCTGGAGGTGACAGTGAAGAACAGAAATGGGGATGATGCCCATGAGGCTAAACTGGTGGGGATGTTCCCCAACGCTCTCTCATACTCCGGTTTCCGCTCTCAGAAAATGACA AGGGATAAACCGGTTCTCTGTTTAGCCAACCAGAATGGCTCCCAAACAGAGTGTGAACTGGGGAATCCATTCAAAAGAGATTCAGAG GTTACTTTCTACATAATCTTGAGCACTGCTGGTATCTCTCTCAATACGGCAGAAATTAATATTGACCTCGAGCTTCAAAC GACCAGTACACAGGACAAAATGGGAAGAGTGAAAGCAAAGGCGAAAGTCGTGATTGAGCTGTTACTTTCTGTTGCAGG AGTTGCGAGACCCTCCCAGGTGTATTTTGGGGGTGATGTGAAAGGAGAGAGTGCCATCAAGACAGAAGAGGAGATCGGCGGTTTGATTGATTATGAATTTAAG ATAATCAATTTGGGTAAGCCATTGAAGTCCTTTGGCACAGCCTCGTTGAACATCCAGTGGCCCAAAGAGAATGTGGATGGGAAATGGCTGTTATATCTGGTTAAGATCAGCAGTACTGGCCTGGAAGAGATCCCCTGCTCCCCAGAGACTGAGATCAACTCTCTCAAACACATTCAG gAGTCCAGCACATCTAGGAAAAAGCGTGAAGTTGGAGGCAAAAAATCTGGAAGCAAAATTACTTTATTGGACCAAAAAAAGCACAAGATTTTG ATGTGTGGCAATGGCTATGACGCTAGATGTGTGGTGATCAAGTGCCCTCTACAGGGCTTGGACAGTAGTGCAGTGATTGCGCTGCGATGCCGTCTGTGGAACGCTACCTTCCTTGAG AATTATGCCAATTTGAACTATCTTGATATAATTGTGAAAGCATCCATCAGCCTGGATGCTCCTGCAAAGAATATGGTTCTCAGGAATGCTGAGACTCAG GTGAGAGTCACGGTGTTTCCAGAGAAGGCAGTAACCCAGTATGGTGGAGTTCCCTGGTGGATCATCCTCGTGGCTGTCCTGGCTGGTATTCTGATGTTGGCATTGCTAGTGTTTCTACTCTGGAAG TGTGGTTTCTTCAAGAGAGCCCCACAAGACCAGTACGAGGCAGCGTATCACAAGGCTCAGATCCATGTTCAGGCCTCTGATAAAGAGAAACTCACTACTGAGGCATAG